The following proteins come from a genomic window of Paenibacillus sp. CAA11:
- the clpP gene encoding ATP-dependent Clp endopeptidase proteolytic subunit ClpP, producing the protein MSLVPMVVEQTNRGERSYDIYSRLLKDRIIFLSSAIDDEVANLVIAQLLFLDAEDPGKDIHLYINSPGGSVTAGMGIYDTMQFVKSDVSTICVGMAASMGSLLLTAGAPGKRFALPNSEVMIHQPLGGVQGQAADIKIHADWILKTKEKLNQIYVERTGQSLDKIQQDTDRDYFLSAEEAKAYGIIDQVINKPIIS; encoded by the coding sequence ATGAGCTTAGTACCTATGGTTGTTGAACAAACGAATCGGGGAGAGCGGTCCTACGATATTTATTCGCGGCTGCTTAAAGACCGGATCATTTTTCTCAGCAGCGCAATTGATGATGAAGTAGCTAATCTGGTCATTGCTCAATTGTTGTTTTTGGATGCCGAAGATCCCGGCAAAGACATCCATCTCTATATAAATTCCCCGGGTGGTTCTGTTACAGCGGGGATGGGTATATATGATACGATGCAATTTGTCAAATCAGACGTGTCTACCATCTGTGTAGGCATGGCCGCAAGCATGGGCTCCCTTCTGTTAACTGCAGGAGCACCCGGCAAGCGGTTTGCGCTTCCGAACAGCGAAGTGATGATTCATCAACCGCTGGGTGGTGTTCAGGGTCAAGCCGCAGATATCAAAATTCATGCGGATTGGATCTTGAAGACCAAAGAGAAATTGAACCAAATTTACGTTGAACGCACGGGTCAATCCCTTGATAAAATACAGCAGGATACGGACCGCGATTATTTCCTCAGCGCGGAAGAAGCTAAGGCTTATGGGATCATCGATCAGGTTATTAATAAGCCCATCATTTCATAA
- the tig gene encoding trigger factor — MKATWEKIEKNLGVLEVEVEAERVTAALDKAFNKVVKKANVPGFRKGKVPRSIFEARYGVESLYQDAIDILLPEVYTEAVEQTDIFPVDRPDVDIEQFAKGQSFKFKAKVTVKPEVKLGDYKGVEVSVASSEVTDEELTQELERLQQRHAELVVIDEEAAQNGDTVVIDFEGSVDGVPFEGGKAERHSLELGSGQFIPGFEEQLVGLATGDFKDVTVTFPENYHAEDLAGKEAVFKVKVHEIKRKQLPELDDEFAKDVSEFDTLEEYKEDLKKQLASRKEKENEAAAESALVDKVGENAEVEIPRPMILGEVQNMVRDFDNRLRTQGMNLDMFLSFSGQTLSELQEQMEGDAEKRVRNNLVLEQVAKQENITVSEDEVTEELNNMAEMYKRTSEEIRDILAANGSLGSIREEVQLRKTIEFLVANSKQVPAEAKKEVKEEAKETKKPAKKTTKKAASEEASAE, encoded by the coding sequence ATGAAAGCAACTTGGGAAAAAATAGAGAAGAACCTCGGCGTTCTCGAGGTTGAAGTCGAAGCGGAACGCGTAACGGCGGCGCTGGATAAAGCTTTTAATAAAGTGGTGAAGAAAGCGAACGTGCCTGGCTTCCGTAAGGGTAAAGTGCCTCGGTCTATTTTCGAAGCTCGTTATGGCGTGGAGAGCCTCTACCAAGACGCCATCGATATTTTGCTTCCTGAAGTGTATACCGAAGCTGTCGAGCAAACCGACATTTTCCCGGTAGACCGTCCTGATGTCGATATCGAGCAATTTGCTAAAGGACAATCTTTCAAATTTAAAGCTAAAGTAACGGTTAAGCCTGAAGTTAAACTTGGAGACTACAAAGGTGTTGAAGTTTCTGTAGCAAGCTCCGAAGTTACAGACGAGGAATTGACTCAAGAGCTTGAGCGTCTGCAACAGCGTCATGCTGAGCTGGTCGTTATCGACGAAGAAGCAGCTCAGAACGGCGACACTGTAGTGATCGACTTTGAGGGTTCCGTTGATGGTGTTCCATTCGAAGGCGGCAAAGCAGAGCGTCATTCCCTGGAGCTTGGCAGCGGACAGTTCATTCCTGGATTTGAAGAACAGCTCGTAGGTCTTGCTACTGGCGACTTTAAAGACGTGACTGTAACCTTCCCAGAGAACTATCATGCGGAAGATCTGGCTGGTAAAGAAGCTGTATTCAAGGTTAAGGTTCATGAAATCAAACGTAAACAGCTTCCTGAACTGGACGACGAATTTGCGAAGGACGTCAGTGAGTTCGACACTCTTGAAGAATATAAAGAAGACTTGAAGAAGCAACTGGCTTCCCGTAAGGAAAAAGAAAACGAAGCCGCTGCTGAATCCGCATTGGTGGACAAGGTCGGCGAAAATGCTGAAGTTGAAATTCCAAGACCGATGATTCTTGGCGAAGTTCAAAACATGGTTCGCGACTTTGACAACCGTCTTCGCACTCAAGGCATGAATCTGGACATGTTCCTCAGCTTCTCTGGACAAACTCTGTCCGAGCTGCAAGAGCAAATGGAAGGTGACGCTGAGAAGCGTGTTCGTAACAACCTGGTATTGGAACAAGTCGCTAAGCAAGAGAATATTACAGTTTCTGAGGACGAAGTTACTGAAGAGCTCAATAATATGGCTGAAATGTACAAACGTACTTCTGAAGAAATTCGCGATATCCTTGCTGCGAACGGATCGCTGGGCAGCATCCGCGAAGAGGTTCAACTTCGCAAGACGATCGAGTTCCTTGTAGCTAACAGCAAGCAAGTTCCTGCTGAAGCTAAAAAAGAAGTTAAGGAAGAAGCTAAAGAGACTAAGAAGCCTGCTAAGAAAACAACCAAGAAGGCTGCTTCTGAAGAGGCTTCTGCAGAGTAA